In one window of Candidatus Avedoeria danica DNA:
- a CDS encoding flippase-like domain-containing protein, translated as MNPPSHDVDTHPTPEPDPNEILDVLDVLGHLHPDDLAEAAAAEAAIDAAEHAAHTPADPPSTRPPSLWRRLASPRTLLSFAVAGGLVWFTLQRQDQGELAKAGAMLRSVRPMWFVTALAVYYASFPLRALRWRILLGNAGERPEHIPRLRDLVEIIYLSWFVNTLVPAKLGDVYRGWLYGRTSRALVSRDAARGSGGPIHVGVPAGGGWSRGMGTIVAERALDLIVLVVLMVTAGILTYGDVVAKSTHGDVAACFRHGLDVTDLGCVLAELFVVGGVGVVLLVGGLVGFARFGVHVERWIPRRFERLGTAYTTFAHGLVLSFGRFGPLLGLSAGAWLCEGAAFWCVSRALAVPLPVPLVLFFSLLQAFLTAIPATPGALGFEGILKAAIELKGFAAGPAIALTVLYRAISYLSLLVGGMIVFVVSNKTR; from the coding sequence ATGAACCCGCCGTCCCACGACGTCGACACCCACCCTACCCCCGAGCCCGACCCCAACGAGATCCTCGACGTCCTCGACGTCCTCGGCCACCTCCACCCCGACGACCTCGCCGAAGCAGCCGCCGCCGAAGCCGCGATCGACGCCGCCGAGCACGCCGCCCACACCCCCGCCGACCCGCCGTCCACCCGCCCGCCGTCGCTCTGGCGCCGCCTGGCAAGCCCGCGCACGCTGCTGTCGTTCGCCGTTGCGGGCGGCCTCGTGTGGTTCACGCTGCAGCGCCAGGACCAGGGCGAGCTGGCCAAGGCCGGCGCGATGCTGCGGTCCGTGCGGCCGATGTGGTTCGTGACGGCGCTGGCCGTCTACTACGCCAGCTTCCCACTGCGCGCGCTCCGCTGGCGGATCCTGCTCGGCAACGCCGGCGAGCGGCCGGAGCACATCCCGCGGCTGCGCGACCTCGTCGAGATCATCTACCTCTCATGGTTCGTGAACACGCTCGTGCCGGCCAAGCTGGGTGACGTCTACCGCGGCTGGCTGTACGGGCGCACGTCGCGGGCGCTCGTTTCGCGGGATGCGGCCCGTGGTTCGGGCGGCCCAATCCACGTCGGCGTCCCTGCCGGCGGCGGCTGGTCGCGCGGCATGGGCACGATCGTCGCCGAGCGGGCGCTCGACCTGATCGTCCTCGTCGTCCTGATGGTCACGGCCGGCATCCTGACGTACGGCGACGTCGTCGCCAAGAGCACGCACGGCGATGTGGCGGCGTGCTTCCGGCACGGGCTGGACGTGACGGACCTGGGCTGCGTGCTGGCCGAGCTCTTCGTCGTCGGCGGTGTCGGCGTCGTCCTCCTCGTCGGCGGCCTCGTCGGCTTCGCCCGCTTCGGCGTCCACGTGGAGCGCTGGATCCCGCGCCGGTTCGAGCGCCTCGGGACGGCCTACACCACGTTCGCGCACGGCCTCGTGCTGTCGTTCGGCCGCTTCGGGCCGCTGCTCGGGCTGAGCGCCGGCGCCTGGCTGTGCGAGGGCGCCGCGTTCTGGTGCGTCAGCCGCGCGCTGGCGGTGCCGCTGCCGGTGCCGCTCGTCCTGTTCTTCAGCCTGCTGCAAGCGTTCCTCACCGCCATCCCGGCCACACCGGGCGCCCTCGGCTTCGAGGGCATCCTGAAGGCCGCGATCGAGCTGAAGGGCTTCGCCGCCGGGCCGGCGATCGCGTTGACGGTGTTGTATCGGGCGATCAGTTACTTGAGCTTATTGGTGGGCGGAATGATCGTGTTCGTCGTCAGCAACAAGACCCGGTAG
- a CDS encoding glycosyltransferase family 4 protein: protein MNPRLLRVAYDLTPAVRQRAGIGRYARELGRAIAVRGDVDVVWFVADRLDDAGRAAAAALVGAEARDVRSMRIGARWVTLLWHRVGVPGGVGMGRWGDGGGGGGIDVFHATDYLAPPRPGAPTVVTIHDLSFLRHPDLAEPSLARFLRRTVPRAARRAAHVLADSAWTRDDVIDLLDVPPERVSVAYAGVDAAFRPRVDRADAGIRARLGIDKPYVLGVGTIEPRKDWPTLIAAFGTAFAGGGATGDSGDRALVLAGGLGWRTEGTVAAASAARAAGVDVRLLGFVADDDLPALYRGADAFAFPSRYEGFGLPPLEAMACGVPTAVSDASCLPEVTGDAALHVPAGDVEGWAAALRALVGDAALRARLAAAGPVRAAGFTWAGGAEAAVGAYRAVVD from the coding sequence ATGAACCCCCGCCTCCTCCGCGTCGCCTACGACCTCACCCCCGCCGTCCGCCAGCGCGCCGGCATCGGCCGCTACGCGCGCGAACTCGGGCGGGCGATTGCGGTGCGCGGGGACGTCGACGTCGTGTGGTTCGTCGCCGACAGGCTGGACGATGCGGGGCGGGCGGCGGCGGCGGCGCTCGTGGGCGCGGAGGCGCGGGATGTGCGGTCGATGCGGATCGGCGCGCGGTGGGTGACGTTGTTGTGGCATCGGGTGGGGGTGCCGGGGGGGGTTGGGATGGGGCGATGGGGCGACGGCGGGGGTGGTGGGGGGATCGATGTGTTTCATGCGACGGACTACCTTGCTCCGCCCCGTCCCGGTGCACCGACCGTCGTGACGATCCACGATCTGAGCTTCCTGCGCCACCCCGACCTCGCCGAACCGTCCCTGGCCCGCTTCCTGCGCCGCACCGTCCCGCGCGCCGCCCGCCGTGCCGCCCACGTCCTGGCGGACTCGGCCTGGACGCGGGACGACGTGATCGACCTCCTCGACGTGCCGCCCGAGCGGGTCAGTGTGGCGTATGCCGGCGTCGACGCGGCCTTCCGGCCGAGGGTCGACCGCGCCGACGCCGGCATTCGTGCCCGCTTGGGGATCGACAAGCCGTACGTCCTCGGCGTCGGGACGATCGAGCCGCGCAAGGACTGGCCGACGCTCATCGCCGCCTTCGGCACGGCGTTCGCGGGCGGCGGTGCGACGGGCGACTCCGGCGACCGGGCCCTCGTCCTCGCCGGCGGCCTCGGCTGGCGGACGGAGGGGACGGTGGCGGCGGCTTCGGCGGCCCGTGCGGCGGGAGTCGACGTCCGGCTCCTCGGCTTCGTGGCCGACGACGACCTGCCGGCGCTCTACCGCGGCGCGGACGCCTTTGCCTTCCCGAGTCGCTACGAGGGCTTCGGCCTGCCGCCGCTCGAGGCGATGGCGTGCGGCGTTCCGACGGCGGTGAGCGATGCGAGCTGCCTGCCGGAGGTGACGGGCGACGCGGCGCTCCACGTGCCTGCGGGCGACGTGGAGGGCTGGGCGGCGGCGCTGCGGGCACTCGTCGGCGACGCGGCGCTGCGGGCGCGGCTGGCGGCGGCGGGGCCGGTGCGGGCGGCGGGGTTCACGTGGGCGGGGGGGGCGGAGGCGGCGGTGGGGGCGTATCGGGCGGTGGTCGACTGA
- a CDS encoding response regulator transcription factor: MPDHILIVEDDERIANMLRRGLIFEGYEADVAHTGTDGLAKARERMPEMVILDLMLPEMDGMEVCRRLRAAGDVPILMLTAKDAIGDRVAGLDAGADDYLAKPFAFEELLARVRALLRRAVKAPTSTTPEVIKFMDLELDTGTRQARRGAKVIDLTAKEYDLLHLFMRHPRQVLTRDQIFDDVWGYDFGGESNIIEVYVRYLRMKLEDDELTRLIHTARGVGYVLREPT, from the coding sequence ATGCCCGACCACATCCTGATCGTCGAGGACGACGAGCGCATCGCCAACATGCTCCGCCGCGGCCTGATCTTCGAGGGCTACGAGGCCGACGTGGCGCACACCGGCACGGACGGACTGGCCAAGGCGCGCGAGCGGATGCCGGAGATGGTCATCCTGGACCTCATGCTGCCCGAGATGGACGGCATGGAGGTCTGCCGCCGCCTCCGCGCCGCCGGCGACGTCCCGATCCTCATGCTCACCGCCAAGGACGCCATCGGCGACCGAGTGGCCGGCCTGGACGCCGGGGCGGACGACTACCTCGCCAAGCCGTTCGCGTTCGAGGAGCTCCTGGCCCGCGTCCGGGCGCTCCTTCGGCGGGCCGTCAAGGCGCCGACGTCGACGACGCCCGAGGTGATCAAGTTCATGGACCTCGAGCTCGACACCGGCACGCGCCAAGCCCGGCGCGGGGCCAAGGTCATCGACCTGACGGCCAAGGAGTACGACCTCCTTCACCTCTTCATGCGCCACCCCCGCCAGGTACTGACCCGCGACCAGATCTTCGACGACGTCTGGGGCTACGACTTCGGTGGCGAGAGCAACATCATCGAGGTCTACGTCCGCTACCTGCGGATGAAGCTCGAGGACGACGAGCTCACGCGCCTGATCCACACCGCTCGCGGCGTCGGCTACGTCCTGCGGGAGCCGACGTGA
- a CDS encoding HAMP domain-containing histidine kinase, with translation MTVADPALAGTCCAGGRLAGGSGGGAVATVGATATDAAARRTFVRITLPSLSFVRGVLSSLRWRLTLTFTIVVFLMLSSFSMGAYYYFAQRAIADIQSASRSGADFANEQIGGALYRAQAISAAVAQAAGTEMSPELRDLVLRAARSQSVGEKLDELRLPGLDFQLFWANGQQIYSSRQSARASRPPAGEGLLIEPDKDDAIERGTQLIPLDVRHRIAQVGHDARIAQFDTESMYIFSRPIIMQVDRVRGRAEPVAYIQILTSLTPHNRALAQLRRMLVLGTLFATMLSLLIGAALAQTAIAPIGRIQRTADRINREQDLGRRIASTGAEDELGRLAVTINLMLDRIEGMFDRQRRFLADVSHELRTPLTTIRGEVELMSRTGITDPDALKAVQAEAERMSRMIDDLLMLARADSGVPVVKDARPVSVDGLLLDVYQQACMLSRGSHRVELDIDQPAVVIGDPDRLKQLVLNLMMNALTHTPAGTMVRLGLRPAGRDVVVTVADNGPGIPEADLLHIWDRFFRADKARARASGGTGLGLAIVQSIAQAHGGSVAVESAPGTGTTFSVRLPAGG, from the coding sequence GTGACCGTGGCCGATCCGGCCTTGGCGGGGACGTGCTGCGCGGGGGGTCGGCTCGCGGGGGGCTCGGGCGGCGGCGCAGTCGCGACCGTTGGCGCGACGGCGACGGACGCTGCCGCCCGCCGCACCTTCGTTCGCATCACGCTGCCGTCGCTGTCCTTCGTGCGCGGCGTGCTGTCGTCCCTGCGCTGGCGGCTGACGCTGACGTTCACCATCGTCGTCTTCCTCATGCTCAGCTCGTTCAGCATGGGCGCGTACTACTACTTCGCCCAGCGCGCGATCGCCGACATCCAGAGCGCCAGCCGCAGCGGCGCCGACTTCGCCAACGAGCAGATCGGCGGCGCGCTGTATCGCGCGCAGGCGATCAGCGCGGCCGTGGCGCAGGCGGCCGGCACGGAGATGTCGCCGGAGCTGCGCGACCTCGTCCTCCGCGCCGCGCGGAGCCAGAGCGTCGGCGAAAAGCTGGACGAGCTCCGGCTGCCCGGGCTCGACTTCCAGTTGTTCTGGGCGAATGGGCAGCAGATCTACTCCTCGCGCCAAAGCGCACGGGCGAGCCGACCGCCGGCGGGCGAGGGGCTGCTCATCGAACCGGACAAGGACGATGCGATCGAGCGCGGGACGCAGCTCATCCCGCTCGACGTCCGCCACCGCATCGCCCAGGTCGGCCACGACGCGCGCATCGCCCAGTTCGACACCGAGTCGATGTACATCTTCAGCCGGCCGATCATCATGCAGGTCGACCGCGTGCGGGGACGGGCCGAGCCGGTGGCCTACATCCAGATCCTCACGTCGCTGACGCCGCACAACCGCGCCCTGGCGCAGCTGCGGCGAATGCTCGTCCTCGGCACGCTGTTCGCGACGATGCTCTCGCTCTTGATCGGCGCCGCGCTGGCCCAGACCGCCATCGCCCCGATCGGGCGGATCCAGCGGACCGCGGACCGGATCAACCGCGAGCAGGACCTCGGCCGGCGGATCGCCAGCACGGGCGCCGAGGACGAGCTCGGCCGGCTGGCGGTGACGATCAACCTCATGCTCGACCGGATCGAGGGGATGTTCGATCGCCAGCGGCGCTTCCTGGCCGACGTCTCGCACGAGCTCCGCACACCGCTCACGACGATCCGCGGCGAGGTCGAACTCATGAGCCGCACCGGCATCACGGACCCCGACGCGCTCAAGGCCGTCCAAGCCGAGGCCGAGCGGATGAGCCGGATGATCGACGACCTCCTCATGCTCGCCCGCGCCGACTCCGGCGTGCCGGTCGTGAAGGACGCGCGGCCGGTCTCGGTCGACGGCCTGCTGCTCGACGTCTACCAGCAAGCGTGCATGCTGTCGCGCGGCAGCCACCGCGTCGAGCTCGACATCGACCAGCCGGCGGTCGTCATCGGCGATCCGGACCGGCTGAAGCAGCTCGTCCTCAACCTCATGATGAACGCCCTCACCCACACGCCCGCCGGCACGATGGTCCGCCTCGGCCTGCGCCCCGCCGGCCGGGACGTCGTCGTGACCGTGGCGGACAACGGCCCCGGCATCCCGGAAGCCGACCTCCTCCACATCTGGGACCGCTTCTTCCGCGCCGACAAGGCCCGCGCCCGCGCCTCCGGCGGCACCGGCCTCGGCCTCGCGATCGTCCAGTCCATCGCCCAAGCCCACGGCGGCAGCGTGGCCGTCGAGAGCGCGCCGGGCACGGGGACGACGTTCAGCGTCCGGCTGCCGGCCGGGGGCTGA
- a CDS encoding trypsin-like peptidase domain-containing protein: MNPYDWSDDSPASDSTALTTTTPATPPATPTATPTATPTATPPAAWTPIDAAASRIPPPARPRRRRILGLGVVLGVSALVAMTIIGGAIGGAATALWLDARDGSTPAPAAVAGNGDVWLAEPAANTETGEGTLLQAVRATRPAVVTVWNMQYVRQSWNAPAQLAPASSGSGVIFDARGYVATNAHVVDGARSLEIVLINGQRAAATLVNLDTNYDVAILKVADGTVLPAVAPLADSAALEPGMAVIAIGSPLGTDYQNSVTSGIIAGLNRRVKDLAPRSAGPWGYTLEERDVNGAPLIQTDAAINSGNSGGPLIDLRGQIVGLNTLIVRREGQSDVEGFGFAIPSNVVNALADEWIDNQPRGCLGITFAPLDPEVARELSLSRAAGAYVSGVPNAAGTGALAGMREGDVIIAVDKVDLNLDRGLRDVLWRYRAGDSVTLTIDRGGQLVETSLVLDRCEAAVQPTN; encoded by the coding sequence ATGAACCCCTACGACTGGTCGGACGATTCGCCGGCGTCGGATTCGACGGCCCTGACGACGACAACCCCCGCCACGCCCCCCGCCACACCGACAGCCACACCGACAGCCACACCGACAGCCACGCCCCCGGCGGCCTGGACGCCGATCGATGCCGCCGCATCCCGCATCCCGCCGCCCGCCCGGCCGCGCCGACGGCGCATCCTCGGCCTTGGCGTCGTGCTCGGCGTGAGCGCGCTGGTGGCCATGACGATCATCGGCGGCGCGATCGGCGGGGCGGCGACGGCGCTCTGGTTGGATGCACGCGACGGGTCGACGCCGGCACCTGCGGCCGTGGCGGGCAACGGCGACGTCTGGCTTGCGGAGCCGGCAGCCAACACCGAGACCGGCGAGGGCACGCTCCTGCAGGCGGTGCGCGCGACGCGGCCGGCCGTCGTCACCGTCTGGAACATGCAGTACGTCCGCCAGAGCTGGAACGCACCGGCCCAGCTGGCGCCGGCGTCCAGCGGCTCGGGCGTGATCTTCGACGCCCGCGGATACGTGGCCACCAACGCCCACGTCGTGGACGGCGCGCGGTCGCTCGAGATCGTGCTGATCAACGGCCAGCGCGCGGCCGCCACGCTCGTCAACCTGGACACGAACTACGACGTCGCGATCCTGAAAGTGGCCGACGGGACCGTGCTGCCGGCCGTCGCCCCGCTGGCCGATTCGGCGGCGCTCGAGCCCGGGATGGCGGTCATCGCCATCGGCAGCCCGCTGGGCACGGACTACCAGAACAGCGTGACGAGCGGGATCATCGCCGGGCTGAACCGCCGGGTGAAGGACCTCGCGCCGCGCTCCGCCGGCCCGTGGGGCTACACGCTGGAAGAGCGCGACGTGAACGGCGCCCCGCTCATCCAGACGGACGCGGCCATCAACTCCGGCAACTCGGGCGGCCCGCTGATCGACCTGCGCGGTCAGATCGTCGGCCTGAACACGCTCATCGTGCGCCGCGAGGGCCAATCCGACGTCGAGGGCTTCGGCTTCGCGATCCCGAGCAACGTCGTGAACGCGCTGGCCGACGAGTGGATCGACAATCAGCCCCGCGGCTGCCTCGGCATCACGTTCGCCCCCCTCGATCCCGAGGTGGCGCGCGAGCTCAGCCTGTCCCGCGCCGCCGGCGCCTACGTCTCCGGCGTCCCGAACGCCGCCGGCACCGGCGCGTTGGCCGGCATGCGCGAGGGGGACGTGATCATCGCCGTCGACAAGGTGGACCTGAACCTCGACCGCGGCCTGCGCGACGTCCTGTGGCGCTACCGCGCCGGCGACAGCGTGACGCTGACGATCGACCGCGGCGGACAGCTCGTCGAAACCTCGCTCGTGCTGGATCGGTGCGAAGCGGCGGTGCAGCCGACGAATTGA
- a CDS encoding PDZ domain-containing protein, giving the protein MNDSPTTSGVRAPVALLAALGALLVGLAGGAAIGGMLGYVAGQRAAGGDVVVPAAIERLGLVPRAAEAPSESASDDDTADADGASEGGSEGESAGSPDADDGSDAAEGSDAADATDNRDAPGPGSAGRSKGGRQAGMSGDRPRLGVEVATEPLAVDDYASGARVMTVTPGSAAAAAGIREGDVIVAVDGAPVRTSDELAAAIAAHASGDAVALVVLRGEAELEFEATLGAAQP; this is encoded by the coding sequence ATGAACGACAGCCCCACGACCAGCGGCGTCCGTGCCCCCGTCGCGCTGCTCGCAGCGCTCGGCGCGCTCCTCGTCGGCCTGGCCGGCGGCGCGGCCATCGGCGGGATGCTCGGCTACGTCGCGGGCCAGCGGGCTGCCGGCGGCGACGTCGTCGTCCCGGCGGCGATCGAGCGCCTCGGCCTCGTGCCGCGTGCGGCGGAAGCGCCGTCGGAGTCGGCGTCGGACGACGACACCGCGGACGCGGATGGCGCGTCGGAGGGTGGGTCGGAGGGTGAATCGGCCGGATCGCCCGATGCCGACGACGGCTCCGACGCGGCCGAAGGCTCCGACGCGGCCGACGCGACCGACAACCGCGACGCACCCGGCCCGGGCAGCGCGGGCCGTTCGAAGGGCGGCCGGCAGGCCGGCATGTCGGGCGATCGGCCGCGCCTCGGCGTCGAGGTGGCCACGGAGCCGCTGGCGGTGGACGATTACGCGTCCGGGGCGCGGGTGATGACCGTGACGCCCGGCTCCGCCGCGGCGGCGGCCGGGATTCGGGAGGGCGACGTCATCGTCGCCGTCGACGGCGCGCCGGTGCGAACGAGCGACGAGCTGGCCGCGGCGATCGCAGCGCACGCATCCGGGGACGCCGTGGCGCTTGTCGTGCTCCGCGGCGAGGCCGAGCTGGAGTTCGAGGCGACGCTGGGCGCGGCGCAGCCGTGA
- a CDS encoding immune inhibitor A encodes MTGWRGVALAAALVAVVALAVYGGSRYRAAILRSNADDASTAVEGGGTLPGDGPAAGASGPSEADVARVIAQLRSDPPARDQAVIARRMGRIPADGPLPRQVAAGTPRVYAEGDVEPFWVHDIPNNRHLRVQARLEVIGAHAYLWVQEGQPFDRPGLESGSRAFDTEIYPKVRAVFGSEWSPGVDNDPRVHILHTEPIAGIAGFYSSADEATHAVDEKSNAKEIFYVNLQTYAPGTPDYLQLLAHEFQHMIHWHQDLGEPVWVNEGLSEVAPYIAGYGRQNGAAYLSDTDVSLPNWEATGGNNGPHYAAGFLFFEWLRGLYGDAFLTALVGAQGNGMNGVDEALALANAKVEATPMADFDFVRESGCMPTTFDVAFQCWAIANVVRNVQRMRIGYADPGIGTARIEGLPPGGISSTVQPYGVDYWDVTSLVGADGRIALQFEGDPTVPLLPDAPPGHIWWSNSADSADSRLMRTFDLTDVAADAAPVLTWRSWYALEDSWDYAYLMASTDGGSTWRTVPTLNTRTDNPNGNSLGDGLTGEAYGWIDDSADLTPFAGQRVDIAFEVITDDAVSLEGWAIDDIALDALGFHDDAEADGDWMAEGWLRVDPTLPQRWSVQYVQRGATTDGMQLDTGTGPWPASQTIEVDDVDPDGQVIVIVSAMTPGTRHPGRYRLWPQGGATPVEGAYPGPGSTVRDGGGTGYP; translated from the coding sequence GTGACGGGCTGGCGGGGCGTCGCGCTCGCGGCGGCGCTCGTTGCCGTCGTCGCGCTCGCGGTGTACGGCGGTTCACGCTATCGAGCGGCCATCCTTCGGTCGAACGCCGACGACGCGTCCACCGCGGTCGAAGGCGGCGGGACATTGCCGGGTGATGGGCCAGCAGCCGGAGCCTCAGGGCCGAGCGAGGCCGACGTCGCGCGCGTGATCGCCCAATTGCGATCCGACCCGCCGGCGCGCGATCAGGCCGTGATCGCCCGTCGCATGGGCCGCATCCCGGCGGACGGCCCCCTGCCGAGGCAGGTCGCAGCCGGCACGCCCCGTGTCTACGCCGAGGGCGACGTCGAGCCGTTCTGGGTACACGACATCCCGAACAACCGCCACCTGCGCGTCCAGGCCCGCCTCGAGGTGATCGGCGCGCACGCCTATCTGTGGGTACAGGAGGGCCAGCCCTTCGATCGACCGGGGCTCGAATCCGGTTCCCGCGCGTTCGACACCGAGATCTACCCCAAGGTCCGCGCCGTTTTCGGCAGCGAGTGGTCACCGGGCGTCGACAACGACCCGCGGGTCCACATCCTCCACACCGAGCCGATCGCCGGCATCGCCGGCTTCTATTCCTCGGCCGACGAGGCGACGCACGCGGTCGACGAGAAGTCGAACGCGAAAGAGATCTTCTACGTCAACCTCCAGACCTATGCCCCCGGCACGCCCGACTACCTCCAGCTCCTGGCGCACGAGTTCCAGCACATGATCCACTGGCACCAGGACCTGGGCGAGCCCGTTTGGGTGAACGAGGGGCTGAGCGAAGTCGCGCCGTACATCGCGGGTTACGGGCGGCAGAACGGAGCGGCGTACCTCTCGGACACGGACGTCTCGCTTCCGAACTGGGAGGCGACGGGGGGCAACAACGGGCCGCACTACGCCGCCGGCTTCCTGTTTTTCGAATGGCTGCGGGGGCTGTACGGGGATGCGTTCCTGACGGCGCTCGTGGGGGCACAGGGGAACGGGATGAACGGGGTGGATGAGGCGTTGGCGTTGGCGAACGCGAAAGTCGAGGCAACCCCGATGGCCGACTTCGACTTCGTGCGCGAATCCGGCTGCATGCCGACAACATTCGATGTCGCGTTCCAGTGTTGGGCCATCGCCAATGTCGTCCGCAACGTCCAACGCATGCGCATCGGCTACGCCGATCCAGGCATCGGCACGGCGCGCATCGAGGGACTGCCGCCCGGCGGCATCTCGTCCACCGTGCAGCCTTACGGCGTCGACTACTGGGATGTCACGTCGCTCGTCGGCGCGGACGGCCGAATCGCACTGCAGTTCGAAGGCGATCCGACCGTGCCGCTGCTGCCCGATGCGCCGCCCGGCCACATCTGGTGGTCGAACAGCGCCGACAGCGCGGACAGCCGCCTGATGCGCACCTTCGACCTCACCGACGTCGCCGCCGACGCGGCGCCGGTGCTCACGTGGCGCAGCTGGTACGCCCTCGAGGACAGCTGGGACTACGCTTACCTGATGGCTTCGACGGACGGCGGCAGCACGTGGCGCACGGTCCCGACGCTGAACACCCGCACGGACAACCCGAACGGCAACAGCCTCGGCGACGGGTTGACCGGAGAAGCCTACGGCTGGATCGACGACTCGGCGGACCTCACCCCGTTCGCCGGCCAGCGCGTCGACATCGCGTTCGAGGTCATCACGGACGACGCCGTCAGCCTCGAGGGCTGGGCGATCGACGACATCGCGCTCGACGCCCTCGGCTTCCACGACGACGCCGAGGCGGACGGCGACTGGATGGCCGAAGGCTGGCTGCGCGTCGATCCGACGTTGCCGCAGCGGTGGTCCGTCCAGTACGTCCAGCGCGGGGCGACGACGGACGGAATGCAACTCGACACGGGCACCGGGCCCTGGCCCGCCAGCCAAACGATCGAAGTCGACGACGTCGATCCCGACGGCCAAGTCATCGTCATCGTCAGCGCGATGACGCCGGGCACGCGGCACCCCGGCCGCTACCGGCTCTGGCCGCAGGGCGGAGCGACGCCGGTCGAGGGCGCGTATCCGGGGCCGGGCAGCACGGTGCGGGACGGGGGCGGAACGGGGTACCCGTAG
- a CDS encoding transposase, whose product MPVSRRAHLRRSIRLRTFDYASTAVHFVTLCVRGREKALGEVADGRVVLSADGRIVEEAWRALADRFPYVWLDDNVVMPDHFHGIIALNAGHTPGGKEHSNIFRPGPPPRSLGAVIGAFKTVSAKQINALRGTPGQPVWQRNYYEHVVRNEPDLQRIRQYIANNPLLWRPNAPDA is encoded by the coding sequence ATCCCAGTGTCGCGCCGCGCGCACTTACGTCGCTCGATCCGGCTACGCACGTTCGACTACGCATCTACCGCAGTGCACTTCGTGACGCTGTGCGTGCGGGGGCGGGAGAAAGCGCTGGGCGAGGTTGCGGACGGGCGGGTGGTGCTGAGCGCGGACGGGCGGATTGTCGAGGAGGCTTGGCGGGCGCTGGCCGACCGCTTCCCGTACGTTTGGCTCGACGACAACGTCGTGATGCCCGACCATTTCCACGGGATCATCGCGCTGAACGCCGGTCACACGCCGGGCGGCAAGGAGCACTCCAACATCTTCCGACCCGGACCGCCACCGCGATCCCTGGGCGCCGTGATCGGCGCCTTCAAGACCGTATCGGCCAAACAAATCAACGCGTTGCGCGGCACGCCTGGGCAACCCGTCTGGCAACGGAATTACTACGAACACGTCGTCCGCAACGAACCCGACCTCCAACGCATCCGCCAATACATCGCCAACAACCCGCTTCTCTGGCGACCCAACGCCCCAGATGCATGA